A region of the Dyadobacter sp. CECT 9275 genome:
CCTTAATTCGCTCAGACTCCAGAAAAGCACTGAGGCAATCGGTCAGTTTAAAAAGGTAAGTAACATTTACCGGACACAGAAGGATACCGATAAACTCATCCGCTACGGTTTATCCAATGCAGGTATAGCCTATCTCATGGCTGGCGACACGCTGATGGCCGTGAAACGCTATCAACAGGCGATTGATCTGATCGAAAAACATTTCCCGCAGGCCAAAAACAGCAAGTATGCAATTATCTACAGCAATATGGCCATGCGCCTTGGTTATCAGCATGCAGCTGCTATCCCCACTTTCAAAAAGGCTTTATCTGTTTTCCCCCGGTTCCGTTCCGTACAGGAGAAGGACCTTTCACAGATACCCTACAAATACGATCTTCAGGAAATTATCCATGACTACGGAAAAGTTGTTTTCCAGGCGGGGAAAAACAGGAAAGATCTGAAAACCGTCCGGGATGCACTGATCATCTTTGAGTACAACGACCGCCTCATCGATTACATGCGGCGTGAACACAGCAGCAACGTCTCCAAACTTTTCTGGCGCAAAAAAACGCGGGATATGTATGAACGTGCCATTGAGGCTTGTTACCTGCTGAACGACCCTGTAAAAGCTTTCTACTTTTTTGAAAAGAGCCGGGCCGTCCTGCTGAATGACCAGCTCAATGAACTCAGTGCCCGGCAACAGCTGTCTCCCGCCGCAAAGGAAAAAGAGCGCTCGCTTTTCAGTCGCATCGCTGATTTGCAGAACAAACTGGGTGATACCAGCCCCGGTTCGGCCGAAAACAAAAAGCTCCTCTCTCAGCTGGCGGCGGCACGTTACGAGCAGGACATCTTTATCAGCAGTCTGGAACAAACATTACCACAGTACTATGCCTATAAGTATGACAATCATGTACCTTCCATTCCGCAGGTGCGGCAAAACATACTGGCCAAAAACCAGACCTTCATTTGCTATTTTATGGGAGAAGAGGCCGTTTATGGACTGGCCGTCACAGCCAAAAACTTAATTTTCCGGAAAATAAACGTGGATACTTATCGCAAGTATTCCACGGTTTTCAGACGTCTCCTGGCCGATAGAGAAACTCAGAACAAAGCTTTTCCTCATTACCTGGCCATCTCCAGCAGGTTATATCAGCTACTGATCCAACCTTTCGGCTTTCCACAAAATACCCGGGTGATTATTTCTTCGGATGGGCACTTCCTTCCATTTGAAGCCCTGAGTACCTCAGCCTCTCACCCTGCTTTTCTGGTGAATGACCATGCATTCAGTTATACCTATTCTGCAGGTTTCCTGCAGAAGATCAGACGGAAGGCCGAGGGTTTCCTTCCCGGAAAATCTTATCTTGGACTTGCGCCGGTGGAATTTTCTCCCCTGCTCAAACAGGCCACGCTGCCGGGTTCTGATATTTCCCTGGCAAAAATCAATAAACAATTCTGGTTCTCTAAGATCGTCACCGGTACGGAAGCGTCCCGGGAAACTTTTGTGAACGAGTCCCCCGCCTACCGGATCGTGCAGCTCCTCACGCATGCCACAGCCGACAGCACCGGCTCGGTACCTAAATTGTATTTTGCAGATTCCACCCTGTCTCTTCCCGAACTAACGGCCACAAGGGATTACTTCACACAGCTGCTCGTTTTATCCGCCTGCCGCACGGGTATCGGCCAGGACCAGCAAGGCGAAGGTGTATTCAGCCTGGCCCGTGGATTTGCGGCGCTGGGGATACCTTCTACCTTAACCACTTTGTGGAGAGTTGAAAACCAGTCGGTATATGATCTTACCGAACGATTTTACGAATATCTGAACAAAGGACTTCCGCTGGACGTTGCGCTGCAGCAAGCTCAGATCCATTGGCTAAAATCAGCGTCCTCCGGGAATCGTCTGCCCTATGCCTGGGCGGGTATCGTACTCGTCGGAAACACCGAGCCGGTTATCCGGGGGAGTGGTTTCTGGTGGGCGATTTTCGGTATCCTGGGAGCCATGGTGATACTGGCATGGTGGGCAGGCAGGCGGTTCTTAGTAGGTTCGGGACTTTCCAAGTCTTGAAGACCTGGAAAGTCTTCTGCTCAACCATACACCATAACCCCCTCGCCATCCCCCATGATTACTTTGCTGGCGAGTTGAATGAACAGCCCATGTTCAACCACACCCGTGATATGATCCAGTTTTCCTGCCAGAGATGCCGGATCTTCTATCAAACCGAAGTCTGCATCAATGATATAATTTCCCTCATCCGTCCGGTAATATCCGGCAGAATCCTTTCTGATCTCCCCTGTACCACCCAATTTTGCCAGCGCTCCAAGCACATACGCCGAGGCAAAAGGAATCACCTCAACAGGCAGTTTAAATTTCCCAAGAAACGCCACCTTCTTGGAAGAATCCGCAATGATGATCTCCTCCCGGCTCAGTGACGCAACAATTTTCTCCTTCAACAGTGCCCCGCCACCGCCTTTAATCAGCATGAGCTCCGTGGTGAATTCGTCTGCACCGTCAATGGTGATATCAATGGCATCCACCGTATGGATGTCAATGAGCGGTATGCCCAGAGATTCTGCAAGCTCTTTTGTTTTATCCGAAGTCGGGATTCCTTTTATAGACAAGCCATTTTTTACCAGTTCCCCGATTTCCCTGATGGCCAGCGTAGAAGAAGAGCCAGAGCCCAGCCCCACAATCATACCATCCTTCAGAAACTTTACGGCTTCTCTGGCGGCCGTCCGTTTTTCACTTTCAAAATCTCTCATGTGTATTTTATGCTTTGGGACTGCCAATATGAACTTCAATTCGGGATAAATTTAATCATTCTTCTGCTGACTCCATGCCCTCTAAGGACCAGGCTTTGCAGGATGCCCCCTCCGGAATACCTCTCTGTACGCCTTGGTACCACAGCAATTATCACCTACTTGCCACCGTTTTCTCTTGTTTTTATAGAGAGGAAAAGATCTTTTCCTACTGAGGCCAAGGTGCTGTCTGAACGACGTAAACCGATTTGGATAAGACTATCCAAAGGGTTACTACTGTTAAAAACGCCTTGCCGCAACGTCGTGTAGAACAAAAATTTCACCTCACATTTGCATAGCAAACCAACCACCCATTACATAATAAATTGAATATCAAATCATTAAATTAAATCTGCCATTAATTTTAGCCGAAAAATATTAGTAACATTTCTATTTTCTACATGTAGCAATACTACAACTTTCTAGCCCAAAGCCAGATACATTTGTTCTGTCGATAAGTGGCGTGGAATCAACTCCTGCTTTATTGACTTTTTTAGAGTTATCACTTAACCGCCAAAATATGTAAATAAAAGTACACATCCTCAAAACGCACGTAACAGTTGGTTTGTAGTAACATGGTTTCGGACAGACGGAATATTACACCGTTTCTTCAGCGTCACCAGGTTCTTATTCCTGCAGACCAAAAAGGTATCTGGTAAAGCGCCGTTCCCATGGGAGGCAACGGCGCCGAAATAGATAACGTATGTATATATGCGTTAGAATTTCGGAATAATGTGTAAAATTTTCAAAAATCACCGGTTTACCGTCATCCGTTATCTTCGGAAGAGCCGCCGGGATATTTTCATCTGAACCAAAATCATCCGAAAACAGAGACGAAAAAACATTAAAAATAAAAGTGACCAATTAAAAAAAGGGCGTATCAAGGAAACAGAAAGGCTTTTTGCAAAAGCGGAAGGCAATTGACAAAAACTAAAAAACACTATACACACCACAAGCAAAAAGCTGCCAGGGCTCCTTCACCGGACCTGGCAGGAAAATTTACTACCCTCAACTGTTATGACTAAACTTCAACTACTGTCAGCAAACTAAAAAATTAATAACGGGGCTGCCATCAAGAGCTCCGGCAAACTAAAAACCATCTTTGAAACAGGCCGCCAGCGTGCAGCTGGCGGTAGTAGTACAGTAAGAAGTTTAACAGTTAACCTAAGCACACACGCCAGAAGCCCCATGCCCAGGCAGCGGTTTTTCCGTTACCAAAGCGGGCAGGTTATGGCAGAAAGCCAGTACGCATGATTACAACTTTACGCATACCTGCCCTGTGGAGGGGAAGTCTCCGCTCCGCCGCTCTACACACACCCTTGTCCTCCGGAGTATATCCGGAGGCTTTTCTCAACGCATCTTACCTCACTTACTTGAACAGCCATGAGAAAGGGCAATGGTACTTATCACCGTTGCCCGGCTCAATCCACGGCTAAACCGAACTCGTTACATGGCATCACAGAAAGGCCAGGAACTGTCATACAGTCAAACATTCTGTTATTTTAGCTAAGAAGGCAGACCGCTTTAAAGGCAATAAATTAAAAACCTAAAAATCAATCAGTTAAACACATTACAATCAGTCGAACAAGTTATTACATTCATCATCAAACTAGAACAAATGAAACTTTCAGGAATAATCGCAAAAACATTTTTTGCCTCAGCTATGCTATTGACATCCACCAGCATTTTTGCGCAAGTAAAAATCGGAACCAACCCCACCGCCATTGAAGCGGCCTCCAACCTGGAGGTAGAAGCTTCCACGGCTGGCCGAAAGGTGAAGGTGGATAAAACGACCGGACAACTGACCATAAAGGATGGTACTGAGGGTTCAAATAAAGTTCTATTTTCAGACGCCGTTGGAGGATCCAGCTGGAAAAAACTGAAGCTTATGGAAATTTTCTCATTCACTCAGGTTAGCGGTATTCAGCTAGTAGTGCCCGTCGGCAATAGCCTATGCCAGGATGGAAGTATCAATCCTCCTGCTTGTGCGAAGGACCTAAACCTGAACGGTTCATTCAATATCCATGAAAGTACAAGTGACGTGGTACTGGAGACCCTGTCAATATATACCTCCATAGGAAATGTGGCAGGTTCTAAAAACCAATTTACGCTGATGTTATATGTAGACAAAACGACACCTGGGGTGTTTGAAAGCGTTGGTTACACCCTGGAAACCTCCAGCACCGTGGGCTGTAATGCAAAATCCGTTGGTTTGAAAGCAGTCCTTAAGGACCTGCCGGTACGAGCTACCCCTTATCAAGTTAAGACGTTCGTCGGCCCATGGTCTAATGATGGACAGTTTGCAGCAGTAGTTGGATTGGGCAAGGCTGCGGTAGAAGCCGCGCCGTCCGTAAGTCCTTGTGGAACAAGCCCGGCAGAAGGAAATAACAAGCTGACTATCACAGTAATCCAATAACATATTTACCAAAGTCGGTAGAAGTATTGGGCATGATAAACATTAAACCTTTAAGAAAAAAAATTAAGGAATAATAGAAAATAAGCAAACAAAAACAATTATTGTAGGTATATCCTTCAATAATTGTTTCCCAAAGCTAACAAATTGAACAATAATATTTAACCTAGTTTTTACTTAAATCTTACACACAAACACTATGAAAAAACTTTCAAAAACTCTTCTTGCC
Encoded here:
- a CDS encoding CHAT domain-containing protein — encoded protein: MSFNFVSSVLIFFLWASGSYSYSQDCNFSVLARQTGHISQDTSLTPQVQLQQLRNLHTRYKNCPMLPDSLLAELFRQQGKAYNSLDQPDHAIAVMLQGYRLLKNKGRSEVLGKLSFNLGILYYWKQELPNAVFYYTQAAENLSESGLRSTALKYAADVCFSIGDYEKGITLAQRSIEAIDPDIYPLEAAEAYNALGFNQYTLERFHEAAQAFTLAQQYYYSWTKNTGQENPEIIAAIICNDGLNSLRLQKSTEAIGQFKKVSNIYRTQKDTDKLIRYGLSNAGIAYLMAGDTLMAVKRYQQAIDLIEKHFPQAKNSKYAIIYSNMAMRLGYQHAAAIPTFKKALSVFPRFRSVQEKDLSQIPYKYDLQEIIHDYGKVVFQAGKNRKDLKTVRDALIIFEYNDRLIDYMRREHSSNVSKLFWRKKTRDMYERAIEACYLLNDPVKAFYFFEKSRAVLLNDQLNELSARQQLSPAAKEKERSLFSRIADLQNKLGDTSPGSAENKKLLSQLAAARYEQDIFISSLEQTLPQYYAYKYDNHVPSIPQVRQNILAKNQTFICYFMGEEAVYGLAVTAKNLIFRKINVDTYRKYSTVFRRLLADRETQNKAFPHYLAISSRLYQLLIQPFGFPQNTRVIISSDGHFLPFEALSTSASHPAFLVNDHAFSYTYSAGFLQKIRRKAEGFLPGKSYLGLAPVEFSPLLKQATLPGSDISLAKINKQFWFSKIVTGTEASRETFVNESPAYRIVQLLTHATADSTGSVPKLYFADSTLSLPELTATRDYFTQLLVLSACRTGIGQDQQGEGVFSLARGFAALGIPSTLTTLWRVENQSVYDLTERFYEYLNKGLPLDVALQQAQIHWLKSASSGNRLPYAWAGIVLVGNTEPVIRGSGFWWAIFGILGAMVILAWWAGRRFLVGSGLSKS
- the rpiA gene encoding ribose-5-phosphate isomerase RpiA; protein product: MRDFESEKRTAAREAVKFLKDGMIVGLGSGSSSTLAIREIGELVKNGLSIKGIPTSDKTKELAESLGIPLIDIHTVDAIDITIDGADEFTTELMLIKGGGGALLKEKIVASLSREEIIIADSSKKVAFLGKFKLPVEVIPFASAYVLGALAKLGGTGEIRKDSAGYYRTDEGNYIIDADFGLIEDPASLAGKLDHITGVVEHGLFIQLASKVIMGDGEGVMVYG